In Gammaproteobacteria bacterium, the following proteins share a genomic window:
- a CDS encoding phosphate-starvation-inducible PsiE family protein — translation MVSRSFLYPHDGKWQSRLEDIFLLFIYLELGAMIGIYFQTKKFPVNFLVYIAITALTRVLTVDTKTMDSERIIYICAGILLLGLASLVISYSKKLSGTSITTDSELG, via the coding sequence TTGGTCAGCCGTTCATTTTTATATCCGCATGATGGCAAGTGGCAGTCAAGGCTTGAAGATATATTTCTGTTGTTTATCTATCTGGAACTGGGCGCCATGATTGGCATTTATTTCCAAACAAAAAAATTTCCCGTTAACTTTCTTGTCTATATCGCAATTACTGCGCTTACTCGTGTACTAACTGTTGATACAAAAACAATGGATAGCGAGCGAATTATTTATATTTGTGCGGGAATATTGTTGCTTGGGCTGGCGAGCCTTGTTATCAGCTATAGTAAAAAATTAAGCGGTACATCAATAACGACAGACAGTGAACTAGGCTAA